The window CAACCGAAAGCGCCTTCACGAATACCGACGTGCAAGTTGGACTCTGAATCGTTGACCGGCTGCTTTGACGGCGACGCACTGGCGACGAAAGCAGACTTAGCACGCGGGTGTTCGGTCGGTGTTATCGGTGTTTTCGGGCTTTGGTCCCGAAAAGCTACGACGACGTCGCTCGGTGCTTGTTCGTCAGCGAGCGGACATTTTAAATTTCCTGTGGCTTCACCGTATATTCCGACATTTTGTGAGTCTTCACGTCGTTAAAGTGGGTTTAGAAGTAAAAGTGTCGATGACGCTGAGGCTCGGTCGGTATTTTGGTGCGACCCTGTCCGGTGGCGGACCCAACGGAGGTCGGCCGCAGGCTTTTTGAGCCGGGGCTCGGTAACGCGTTACCTCCTATCGATGAATATTTGATTGAATGGGAAACAAACCGTGGGACTGTGGTGCACTTATTGTCCGCCACCGTGTAAAGAGGATTACTGGTGTTTGGATTAAAGTGCCGTAACGAGTGAAACAGATTACCGACAACTGTTGATTTCTACAAAATAATGTACCTGGTTAGACCCACGTGTCACATCACCTCCGTTACTTGTTTACTTTCATATGGCGCGTATTAAACACTTGAAATGGGTGTAACTCGGTGTAAACGCAGAAACGTCCCCGGTTTGGTCGGTGTTATTTGGATCCTTTCGGTGTGGGTAGATACGTTATATAACAGGACTGCTCACGGACCAACTTTCGGTTAAAAACGGTCCGGTTCGTATTAACTGGTCCTGTAGGTAACATACTTGTACTTCtgtagttgtgaggacattcgTAGACATAATGCATTGCCTAGACTCTAACTCTAcacatcacaactaaatgcctaatcTTAATCCTAAAACCAAGCCTTAACAGGActctgaaaaaagtgaggacctGGAAAATGccctcactttgatagaaatatgctcaaaatgatactcacaaagatagcaatacaagtacacacagtGCATGGTGCTGATGTTACATAAGCACAGGAACCAGCCTGCACTGCTGGGAGCAGCAGGTGAATAGTAACCCACTAATCACCTCAGTCCATTCCAGTAAAGACACATCAGTTGCTGGATTTAGTTTGTCCTGACCAACAGAGAAACTCCCCAGACCTCCTCAGGCCAGACTGTGGGACCAAGAAATATTTGGTGTTTTCAGTTGAAAACTGAGAAAccgctgtgtttttctgttaatttacTTATGTAAACAGCACTAACTATATTTTCAGCTAGAAATTGTTAATGATCCATCTACTTAATAGTTTCTCAATttatcaatacatttttttttttgtctcaatgCTTAGAGTGAACTGGAAATCCACAGAGACATTTAGTTTACTGTCACTGAACCTCAGACCACAGAGTTTGTGgcgttttgtttaaaaaaaggttattaATGGAAAACTAGTATTAAATTGGTTGTAGATTAGTTTTGATCTATTAATTGGCTGGTAAATTAAGCACAGTTTTCAGTATTGTTAGTTGAACATAAAGTCACATACGTAAACACAGTGTGATgtattaaatataattaaacatGCCTTTATCCTCTGCTTCAGATCGTGGAGCTGGTGGTCGATAATAGTCGCTCTGCAGATGGCGAGGTTGAAGGTCTGACGGATGAGTTTACAGAGCTCCAGTTCCTCAGTATGGTCAACGTTGCTCTCACCTCGCTGGCCAAACTGCCTTCACTGCCCAAGCTGCGCAAGGTAAGACACACACCGAACGCTGGGCAGGGTTATTCACATCCTTTGTGGTTCATTTTCAGATTACCACCGTTTGTGTTTGAATCAGCCAATGTTGAGTTGGATAGTCAGTAttgttaatttttcattttcGAGGCTTGCTGTGGATTTCCTGATGCTGCGGCTGTTTgaacttttctgtgtttcttaaGTTGGAGCTGAGCAACAACAACCTGTCTGGTTCTTTGGAGACTCTGTGTGAGAAATGTCCCAACCTGACCTACCTCAACCTGAGTGGGAACAAGATCAAAGAGTTGAGCAAAGTGGAGCCACTGGTCcgaacacacccacacacacaagtttcagtatgtgtttgtAGCTGTTAACATTCTAACATGATTCCTTCTGCTGCAGCAAAACCTAAAGAGCCTGCAAAGTCTAGACCTGTTCAACTGTGAGATCACGACTCTGGAGGACTACAGGGAGAGTGTGTTCGAGTTGCTGCCTCAGATCACCTACTTGGATGGCTTCGACCAGGAGGACAACGAGGCCCCTGACTCAGAGGCCGAGGAAGAAGGTGTGATGCTGAGTTGGTTTTAATTTGTGGCTGACAAACATTATAAACAAAGCCGTACCTCATCTCCGTCTGACCGTCATCTCTGTTCATAGACGAGGATGGGGCAGGGCTTGCCGGTGACTATGATGACGAGGAAGAcgaagaggaggatgaggacggctcagagggaggagaggtgCGGCTGCCTTGGGCTCTGTCCTTTACTGTTAGATTCTAAATCTTTTGTCTTGCTGAGGAAACGAGAGGCTAATTTACAAACACTGTTGGTCTGAGGTTAGCTCTAAACCCATGGCAATGAAACTTTTATGGTGGTGATTGTAATGTTTGAAACAAAGTCTGCACTGAGCTGGTTTATGGGTTAACCTCACGTGTGATTGTGTTCTGGACCAGGTTCTGAGCCAAAGTGGCTGCCTCTGAAACACGACCCTGATCAGAACAAATAGACGTTGTGAGCAGAAGTGGGTGAAAACTTTTTGCCCTTTCTTGGAATGATAAGGTTCTTTGCAGGAATTTGTATTGAAGGTTGAGTCTGTACAGCATCTCTCGTTCACAGATATGATCTGTGGTTATTTtatgttctgctgtttttgtgtgaaagaaaatttaaaaataaattggatCTGGCATTTTCTCTTCCTATTTTTCTAACCGATGCAAACGAGCTGTCAGTCGGCCTGATGGAGATCAGCCTGGCCACAGTGATATTCATGTGATTAATTAGAACTTCGTTGGTGTCGCCCCATCTCAAACGagctgtcttttattttgaaagtgtgaAGCTGAAGTTAagtttttctctcctgtttggcttaggaggaggatgaggatgaggaagactacgcagaagaggaggaaggtgagAATTTCATcgtctgtgtgtattttgatTGATATTCCTTATTTGAAAAATGGTCAGTGCTTACTAAATAATTATGGAACTACAGAATGACAGACCTCAAATTAAGTTGTTTCCATCTGAAATCTGCATCTCGATCACTGATCACTGCATCTCGAACACTGATCCtgttaaaacatttcaacactgTTTATGGAGGAGTTCTGATTGTTTGGGATCCTATAGATCTCCTCTGATTggcctgttttctttgtgtgcagAGGGTCAGGTGGGTGTTCAGGGACAGAAGAGGAAGCGAGATGTGGAGGATGaaggtgaggatgaggaggaggaggaagacgacTAGTCCTCCGGCCCAGCATTGTCTGAGTGTTGTCCTGTTCTGCTTCTGTCCGGACCCGACTTCCGCCAGACAGCAAGAATTTACAGGGACAGCAACAGGAACAGTGTGGTCTGACATAGTTCCTTTCAGTCTGTGATAGAGTatcatgtctttatttttagataATATATAAGATTTACAGAGTGAGAAGATTTTATCTGAACATTACCTTTTGAGGAATCAACATCTCCCTTTAAAACCTGGTTCAGGATCAAAGCTTCTGTGTGTCTGGTAAGTTTgcctcctctccatcctctgaACTCTGATCCTCGTCTTGGGCATTTGGCACAAAACCTGAAGTCCTCGTCTGGATCAGCTCCTCATCGCACCCATTTTTGACCAGGTGTCACTTCCATAGCTGCCACCTtcctctaaccctaacccttataATAGTCTGTCACTGTCCAAACTTCAGGGACTGACACGGTTCCCGCTCAGAAAGATTTCTGCAGTACCGATTACAAGACTTGACTTGGTCAGTTTGTCCCGGGTCCATCCGACACATAGCTGTTCTGACGTCTGTAGTTTCTGACTGACTCTGTCTAAACGCTGAGATTACTGAatagtcatttatttttgaaattatGCTGAACTCATATGCTGCTGTAACTTCCTCTGCACTGTTTCCTTAGGAACCCTGCCGCTGCCACAATATTAAGATAAGCTGATTGGTAGATCACGTTTAGAGTAGCTGAAACTGACAGACCTGCTCCACTGCGACTTGTGTTGAAATTAGCTATTAGAGCTAGCAGATGAGCTAGTCAGTACGTCCACTATTCACCCTGCCAGCATCTCATTTGTCTGGTCTTGTAGTCTTTCCTGGGCTCCAGTTGTTTGCTTTCTGTGAGCTGGAACCGAGGTCCTCAACCTCCACAGCTTTTCATGTCCAAAGATGCAGCTTCAGAAACGTCTGCAGCTATCCATTGTACACACACCTGAAACTTCATCAGTGTAGCTGAGCTCATTCATGAAATTCCCAATGTGTGTTGCATTTGTTGAAGGGATTCTGCAGGAACCTGATTTTTCTCCTGGGTTAGCAGTTTTCAGTTTGAACTAAAAACAAGTGGCTTGTCATGCTTCAGGCTCCGTCTCCTACTCCTGGAGACAGTTCACCTTCACACAGGTCCAAGCTGCATCCACGTGCTTCTCGTCAGCTCATCAGAGATTTTTCTGCAAAGGTTTGGACATTTTGATTGTAAACCTCACAGAATGAagacctggatcaggtgtaCTGGGTAAATTAAAGATCCaggaacttttattttgacatgtccACGCTAGCAGCAAAGTGGAACCAGTCCATGGTCCCAGCTTTTTTAAAAGTGATGTCAGTGAGCTGTCAATCACATGCATCCCTTTAATGTAAATCAATGAAAAGTTCCTGACTCGTGTTTAGACTTCCTGTTACCATCCGGTGTCTTTCATTTCCTGTCCTAGATCTACCTGTGAACACCTGAACACACTGTGGGTATAACAACTTCTCCTTTATGAGCTGGTAAAAGTCATCTGAACATACTGTTACAGCTGAGCGGTGTGCAGTGGATGATGGGACACTGAGGATGTGACAGCTGTCTTCCAGAGTATTGTTGACCTGTGTGAAGGTGGCGGGGCCTGAAACAGGGTACACCTGTAGAGTCTGCCTCAGGTGTCAGTGCTGCATTGGGGTTCTGCACCTTTTCCTGCTTTCTCCTGCTGCAATTCACAGTTACAAACCTGAGCTGGTGGGAAATAAATGgagcaatgacaaaaaaaaaaaagataaagtaCCAGTACCAACAACAAACAGTGATCATGTTCAAATGgagaaaagtataaaaatgtcaaacatttgtgGGGGAAATTTAAAGGGAAAGTTTTGTTAAATTAGTTAATATTGattggttttattttcagtttatttgacaGATCGTCAGGTTTGTTCCTGAGGAAGCAGCAGGACTCAGACTTTTATCCAAACTGATGTAAAGTTATAGCTTTTCGC of the Mastacembelus armatus chromosome 11, fMasArm1.2, whole genome shotgun sequence genome contains:
- the anp32e gene encoding acidic leucine-rich nuclear phosphoprotein 32 family member E isoform X1, giving the protein MDMKKRVTLELRNRSPAEIVELVVDNSRSADGEVEGLTDEFTELQFLSMVNVALTSLAKLPSLPKLRKLELSNNNLSGSLETLCEKCPNLTYLNLSGNKIKELSKVEPLQNLKSLQSLDLFNCEITTLEDYRESVFELLPQITYLDGFDQEDNEAPDSEAEEEDEDGAGLAGDYDDEEDEEEDEDGSEGGEEEDEDEEDYAEEEEEGQLLQILDFLKPACICCNVKIANKEEEFKQSGKLLMGTAAVTSPTPVSHGPPRARTQLL
- the anp32e gene encoding acidic leucine-rich nuclear phosphoprotein 32 family member E isoform X2; translation: MDMKKRVTLELRNRSPAEIVELVVDNSRSADGEVEGLTDEFTELQFLSMVNVALTSLAKLPSLPKLRKLELSNNNLSGSLETLCEKCPNLTYLNLSGNKIKELSKVEPLQNLKSLQSLDLFNCEITTLEDYRESVFELLPQITYLDGFDQEDNEAPDSEAEEEDEDGAGLAGDYDDEEDEEEDEDGSEGGEVLSQSGCL